DNA from Bacteroidota bacterium:
TTTATCTACGGATTGGGCAATTTGTCTACCAAACTTGTCGGTTTTATATTACTGCCATTATATACCAGCCATTTAAGCGTATCCGATTATGGAATTCTCGGAATCCTGGAGGTTACCACGCAGGTGCTGATTGCCGTTTTCGGCCTTACCCTGTATCAGGCATTTTTCAGGTGGTATTGGGATAAGCGTTACGAGCATACCCAGAAAGAAATGTTTTTTACCGTGCTTGTCTTTCTAGCAATTGTAGCCGCCGGAATGGATGTCCTGCTTTGCCCGTTTTCAGGGACCTTTTCGAACCTGTTGTTCGACCTGCCCAATTATTCGTTCCTGCTGAAGATGATGATTTTTTCTGCCAGCCTGGAGATTGTCTTTCAGGCCCCTTCAACATTGATCCGCCTGCAGGAAAAACCTGTTTTGTTTACGATGGCCAATATCCTGAAACTGACCACCAGCCTCAGCCTGACCGTCTTCTTCATTGTCAAAATGAACAAAAAACTGGAAGGTATTTACGAAGCACAGATCATCGGACAGATGGTGTACTTCCTGTTTTTGCTGAAGTATATAAAGAAAAATGCCCGGCCTGTTTTTGAATGGAATATGCTTAAGGATATGCTGATTTTCTCTTTTCCTTTGGCTCTTTCAGCCTTTTCGGCGGTTGCGCTGAATATCAGCGACCGTTATATTTTGAAGTTCCTGGGCGGGTTGAAGGATGTCGGACTTTACTCACTGGGATTTAAAATGGCCAATACCATTTCCATCCTCGTTGTTTCTTCGGTGAACCTTGCCGTTTCACCGCTCATCTATAAAAAGATTGACCAGCCTGACAACAAGCGGTTTTATTCCAAGATATTGACCTATTATACTTTCGGGCTGATGTTCTTTGTTTTGGGCATGTCGTTTTTCGGAAAGGAAGTAATCAAGGTGATCGCAAAAAATCCGGAGTACTGGAATTCCTACAAGGTAATACCGGTGATTTCCCTTTCCATCCTTTTTTCCATGATGAGGGATACCTCCATGACCGGCCTGATCATTACCAAAAAGACAAAAATCATGTCGATGATTACCATCGGGGTGGCCATTTTGAATATCGTCCTTGATGTATTGTTTATTCCTTACCTGCAATCGATGGGTGCTGCCATGGGCGTGTGCATTTCTCAGTTTGTCTTCTTCATGTGCATCTATAATTTCTCACAGAAATATTATAACATTCCATACGAAAAGGGAAAGATGATCAAGATGATTTCTCTGGCCCTTGCCCTATATGGCTGTGTATGCCTGATAGACGGCTTCAGCCTGCTTGTCCGGCTGTCGGTTAAGAGCCTGCTGATTATTTTGTATCCCATAATTCTGTATTTTTGGAATTTCTTTGAGCCCATAGAGATAGAATCGTTGAAGAAAATCTGGGAGAAGATAAAAACCGGCCAGATTGCAAAGATTCACCTGAATATTTAACTTTCCCGGTGATAAAAAATGAGATGATTTCTACTGCCGGAGGCGACAGCTGATAAGGTATCTAAAATGAAACATTGATGAAGGTTCTTTTGGTTAATAAATCAGATTCTGTTGGAGGTGCGGCAATAGCCTGCATCCGTTTGCTGCATGCACTAGTTAAAAATGATGTTGAAGCAAAAGCCCTGGTGCAGGAGAAAAAGGGCGACGACCCCAATATTACCTGTACTACCCATTCTGACTGGAAAAGGTTATTGAATTTCTGGCGTTTTGTTTGCGAGCGCCTGAAGTTCCTTCCCTATGAGAAATCCAGGGAGATTCGCTTCCTGTTCTCTCCCGCAAATACAGGAGAAAATATAAAAAACCATGCTTTGGCCAGTGAGGCTGATATTATTCACTTTCATTGGATCAACCAGGGATATTTATCTTTAAAAAGCATATCGAGAATACTCAGCCTGAAGAAGCCCGTAGTTTGGACTATGCATGATATGTGGACATTTACCGGGGGCTGCCATCATGCCGGAAGCTGTACAGCATATAAAACCATGTGTTCTAATTGCCCATTCCTGAAACATCCCCGCGAATATGATCTTTCCACAAGGTTATGGTTGAAAAAATACAATATATGGGGCAAAGGAGATATCACCTTTGTTGCATGCAGCCAGTGGCTGGCCGGCTGTGCCAAAAGCAGCGGACTGCTTCGAAATTGCAGGGTGGAAGCTATACCTAATCCCATTGAAACAGATATTTTCAAACCTCTTGACAAATCCAAACTCAAGCTGAATGTGCAGTTGAAGGAAGGACAGTTCATCATTCTCTTTGGGGCCGTTAAAGTAAGCAGTTATTTTAAAGGTTTCACTTTTTTCCGCGATGCTTTAAACCTGTTGAAACAGAATCATCCGGAGATCATTGAAAAGATTGTGATCGGCGTTTTCGGAATGGTATCCGAAGAATTGCTCGACAGCCTGCCTTTTAAAAGCATAAATTTTTCCGTGGTCAGTGATAAAAAGCAGATGGCAGAAATTTATTCGCTGTCCGATGTGTATGTCACCTCATCGCTTCAGGAGAATTTGCCCAATACCATCATGGAGTCCTTCTCGTGCGGTACCCCGGCAGTTGCATTCAACGTGGGTGGGATCCCCGAGATGATCGACCACATGGAGAATGGCTATCTGGCTGAATATATGTCGGCTGATGATCTGGCACGCGGCATTTACTGGACTTTATTCGAAGCCGA
Protein-coding regions in this window:
- a CDS encoding glycosyltransferase family 4 protein, translating into MKVLLVNKSDSVGGAAIACIRLLHALVKNDVEAKALVQEKKGDDPNITCTTHSDWKRLLNFWRFVCERLKFLPYEKSREIRFLFSPANTGENIKNHALASEADIIHFHWINQGYLSLKSISRILSLKKPVVWTMHDMWTFTGGCHHAGSCTAYKTMCSNCPFLKHPREYDLSTRLWLKKYNIWGKGDITFVACSQWLAGCAKSSGLLRNCRVEAIPNPIETDIFKPLDKSKLKLNVQLKEGQFIILFGAVKVSSYFKGFTFFRDALNLLKQNHPEIIEKIVIGVFGMVSEELLDSLPFKSINFSVVSDKKQMAEIYSLSDVYVTSSLQENLPNTIMESFSCGTPAVAFNVGGIPEMIDHMENGYLAEYMSADDLARGIYWTLFEADRKKLSENARKKAVENYSEAVVAKRYTALYEDILKKH
- a CDS encoding oligosaccharide flippase family protein, producing MIKDLKSTIKNSFIYGLGNLSTKLVGFILLPLYTSHLSVSDYGILGILEVTTQVLIAVFGLTLYQAFFRWYWDKRYEHTQKEMFFTVLVFLAIVAAGMDVLLCPFSGTFSNLLFDLPNYSFLLKMMIFSASLEIVFQAPSTLIRLQEKPVLFTMANILKLTTSLSLTVFFIVKMNKKLEGIYEAQIIGQMVYFLFLLKYIKKNARPVFEWNMLKDMLIFSFPLALSAFSAVALNISDRYILKFLGGLKDVGLYSLGFKMANTISILVVSSVNLAVSPLIYKKIDQPDNKRFYSKILTYYTFGLMFFVLGMSFFGKEVIKVIAKNPEYWNSYKVIPVISLSILFSMMRDTSMTGLIITKKTKIMSMITIGVAILNIVLDVLFIPYLQSMGAAMGVCISQFVFFMCIYNFSQKYYNIPYEKGKMIKMISLALALYGCVCLIDGFSLLVRLSVKSLLIILYPIILYFWNFFEPIEIESLKKIWEKIKTGQIAKIHLNI